A window from Neodiprion fabricii isolate iyNeoFabr1 chromosome 2, iyNeoFabr1.1, whole genome shotgun sequence encodes these proteins:
- the LOC124177009 gene encoding ATP-binding cassette sub-family G member 1-like isoform X2 — protein sequence MNSIQLTEGGTCTILRLDEDSKLLDIEAGNPATSRLVIEFANLSYAVDCDTGTQKQKQILCSVAGHFRPGRLTAIIGPSGAGKTTLLSIISGLRASKLKGTITINGVEINREAFRRQVCYIPQDFALLPLLTVRETLQIAADLKLGSSHTDHLRRRAVIDIASKLGLLPSLDTAAGNLSGGERKRLSIGIELITNPPVMLLDEPTSGLDSAASGQVIALLHSLAEAGRTVVCTVHQPGSHMISLFDDIVVLSRGQIMYCGPRDQILDSFAKAGHVCPQLCNLAEFVLDVVSTPKENLKRLRDVSNEKYEAARLQLESTRDPQVKHQTSNGSRPPPGYFNKEKDEISRIRTYPVSHCKQFLILFKRAMICIQRDNMLTKLRIVAHLMVGLLVGIVFYDFGSNAARFQSNNAYIFTSLLFLFFGNAMPAVQMFPIEAAVFLREHMNNWYSLQSYYMAKVLADIQVQVLCPTCFLIFAYWLTGQPLELDRIWRVWLICVLLTMLAQSFGIAAGAACGSQRRWCSDSREGLN from the exons ATGAACTCCATACAGCTGACAGAAGGTGGTACCTGTACGATTCTGCGGCTCGATGAAGACAGCAAATTGCTGGATATTGAGGCCGGCAACCCCGCGACCTCCAGACTTGTCATCGAATTCGCTAATTTGAGCTACGCGGTTGACTGCGACACAG GTACTCAGAAGCAGAAACAAATTCTTTGCTCAGTGGCCGGACATTTTCGACCTGGTCGTTTAACCGCCATCATCGGGCCTTCAGGTGCTGGGAAGACTACGCTCTTGAGCATAATTTCCGGCCTGCGAGCCTCTAAACTCAAGGGGACGATTACCATTAATGGCGTCGAGATAAACAGGGAAGCCTTCCGAAGACAGGTCTGCTACATACCCCAGGATTTTGCACTATTGCCCCTGCTTACAGTACGTGAGACTCTCCAAATCGCTGCTGACCTGAAACTCGGATCTTCTCATACGGATCACCTTAGAAGACGTGCG GTAATCGATATTGCTAGCAAGCTGGGACTTCTGCCGAGTTTAGATACAGCTGCAGGTAATCTCAGCGGTGGTGAACGAAAAAGACTGTCTATTGGAATAGAGTTGATAACTAACCCACCCGTAATGCTGTTAGATGAGCCTACGAGCGGATTAGATAGTGCAGCATCAGGCCAG GTGATTGCCCTGCTGCACTCACTTGCCGAGGCAGGTCGGACTGTGGTTTGCACTGTTCACCAGCCTGGCAGTCACATGATATCCTTGTTCGATGACATCGTCGTCTTGTCTCGAGGACAAATAATGTACTGCGGACCGCGAGACCAAATTCTCGACAGCTTTGCAAAGGCTGGTCACGTTTGTCCTCAGCTCTGTAACTTGGCCGAATTCG TACTGGATGTAGTTTCGACACCAAaggaaaatttgaagagaTTGCGAGACGTGAGCAACGAAAAATACGAGGCAGCCAGACTACAACTGGAATCTACTCGCGATCCTCAAGTTA AGCACCAAACATCGAACGGTTCCAGGCCACCGCCAGGTTATTTTAACAAGGAGAAGGACGAAATTTCGCGGATAAGAACTTATCCAGTGTCCCACTGCAAACAATTCCTCATCCTTTTCAAAAGAGCGATGATCTGTATACAAAGAGACAAT ATGTTGACAAAACTCAGAATCGTTGCTCATCTGATGGTCGGACTTCTGGTTGGCATTGTATTCTATGACTTTGGAAGCAACGCAGCCAGATTTCAAAGCAACAACGCTTACATTTTTACTTCTCTGTTGTTTCTATTCTTCGGTAACGCCATGCCAGCTGTACAGATGT TTCCAATCGAAGCTGCAGTATTTCTCCGAGAACACATGAACAACTGGTACTCGTTGCAATCGTACTATATGGCAAAAGTTCTAGCAGATATTCAAGTGCAG GTTCTCTGTCCAACCTGCTTTCTCATATTTGCCTACTGGCTAACGGGGCAGCCCCTTGAATTGGACCGGATATGGCGTGTCTGGCTCATCTGTGTTCTGTTGACGATGCTCGCTCAGTCTTTTGGCATTGCTGCTGGAGCTGCTTGCGGCTCACAG CGTCGCTGGTGCTCAGACAGCCGCGAAGGTCTCAATTGA
- the LOC124177009 gene encoding ATP-binding cassette sub-family G member 1-like isoform X3: protein MNSIQLTEGGTCTILRLDEDSKLLDIEAGNPATSRLVIEFANLSYAVDCDTGTQKQKQILCSVAGHFRPGRLTAIIGPSGAGKTTLLSIISGLRASKLKGTITINGVEINREAFRRQVCYIPQDFALLPLLTVRETLQIAADLKLGSSHTDHLRRRAVIDIASKLGLLPSLDTAAGNLSGGERKRLSIGIELITNPPVMLLDEPTSGLDSAASGQVIALLHSLAEAGRTVVCTVHQPGSHMISLFDDIVVLSRGQIMYCGPRDQILDSFAKAGHVCPQLCNLAEFVLDVVSTPKENLKRLRDVSNEKYEAARLQLESTRDPQVKHQTSNGSRPPPGYFNKEKDEISRIRTYPVSHCKQFLILFKRAMICIQRDNMLTKLRIVAHLMVGLLVGIVFYDFGSNAARFQSNNAYIFTSLLFLFFGNAMPAVQMFPIEAAVFLREHMNNWYSLQSYYMAKVLADIQVQVLCPTCFLIFAYWLTGQPLELDRIWRVWLICVLLTMLAQSFGIAAGAACGSQIRF from the exons ATGAACTCCATACAGCTGACAGAAGGTGGTACCTGTACGATTCTGCGGCTCGATGAAGACAGCAAATTGCTGGATATTGAGGCCGGCAACCCCGCGACCTCCAGACTTGTCATCGAATTCGCTAATTTGAGCTACGCGGTTGACTGCGACACAG GTACTCAGAAGCAGAAACAAATTCTTTGCTCAGTGGCCGGACATTTTCGACCTGGTCGTTTAACCGCCATCATCGGGCCTTCAGGTGCTGGGAAGACTACGCTCTTGAGCATAATTTCCGGCCTGCGAGCCTCTAAACTCAAGGGGACGATTACCATTAATGGCGTCGAGATAAACAGGGAAGCCTTCCGAAGACAGGTCTGCTACATACCCCAGGATTTTGCACTATTGCCCCTGCTTACAGTACGTGAGACTCTCCAAATCGCTGCTGACCTGAAACTCGGATCTTCTCATACGGATCACCTTAGAAGACGTGCG GTAATCGATATTGCTAGCAAGCTGGGACTTCTGCCGAGTTTAGATACAGCTGCAGGTAATCTCAGCGGTGGTGAACGAAAAAGACTGTCTATTGGAATAGAGTTGATAACTAACCCACCCGTAATGCTGTTAGATGAGCCTACGAGCGGATTAGATAGTGCAGCATCAGGCCAG GTGATTGCCCTGCTGCACTCACTTGCCGAGGCAGGTCGGACTGTGGTTTGCACTGTTCACCAGCCTGGCAGTCACATGATATCCTTGTTCGATGACATCGTCGTCTTGTCTCGAGGACAAATAATGTACTGCGGACCGCGAGACCAAATTCTCGACAGCTTTGCAAAGGCTGGTCACGTTTGTCCTCAGCTCTGTAACTTGGCCGAATTCG TACTGGATGTAGTTTCGACACCAAaggaaaatttgaagagaTTGCGAGACGTGAGCAACGAAAAATACGAGGCAGCCAGACTACAACTGGAATCTACTCGCGATCCTCAAGTTA AGCACCAAACATCGAACGGTTCCAGGCCACCGCCAGGTTATTTTAACAAGGAGAAGGACGAAATTTCGCGGATAAGAACTTATCCAGTGTCCCACTGCAAACAATTCCTCATCCTTTTCAAAAGAGCGATGATCTGTATACAAAGAGACAAT ATGTTGACAAAACTCAGAATCGTTGCTCATCTGATGGTCGGACTTCTGGTTGGCATTGTATTCTATGACTTTGGAAGCAACGCAGCCAGATTTCAAAGCAACAACGCTTACATTTTTACTTCTCTGTTGTTTCTATTCTTCGGTAACGCCATGCCAGCTGTACAGATGT TTCCAATCGAAGCTGCAGTATTTCTCCGAGAACACATGAACAACTGGTACTCGTTGCAATCGTACTATATGGCAAAAGTTCTAGCAGATATTCAAGTGCAG GTTCTCTGTCCAACCTGCTTTCTCATATTTGCCTACTGGCTAACGGGGCAGCCCCTTGAATTGGACCGGATATGGCGTGTCTGGCTCATCTGTGTTCTGTTGACGATGCTCGCTCAGTCTTTTGGCATTGCTGCTGGAGCTGCTTGCGGCTCACAG ATACGCTTTTGA
- the LOC124177009 gene encoding ATP-binding cassette sub-family G member 1-like isoform X1 codes for MNSIQLTEGGTCTILRLDEDSKLLDIEAGNPATSRLVIEFANLSYAVDCDTGTQKQKQILCSVAGHFRPGRLTAIIGPSGAGKTTLLSIISGLRASKLKGTITINGVEINREAFRRQVCYIPQDFALLPLLTVRETLQIAADLKLGSSHTDHLRRRAVIDIASKLGLLPSLDTAAGNLSGGERKRLSIGIELITNPPVMLLDEPTSGLDSAASGQVIALLHSLAEAGRTVVCTVHQPGSHMISLFDDIVVLSRGQIMYCGPRDQILDSFAKAGHVCPQLCNLAEFVLDVVSTPKENLKRLRDVSNEKYEAARLQLESTRDPQVKHQTSNGSRPPPGYFNKEKDEISRIRTYPVSHCKQFLILFKRAMICIQRDNMLTKLRIVAHLMVGLLVGIVFYDFGSNAARFQSNNAYIFTSLLFLFFGNAMPAVQMFPIEAAVFLREHMNNWYSLQSYYMAKVLADIQVQVLCPTCFLIFAYWLTGQPLELDRIWRVWLICVLLTMLAQSFGIAAGAACGSQVGVFVVPALNIPMFLFAGFFLRLGEVSAYLRPICSISYFRYAFEGVLQALYGNSRKNLPCSEVFCPIRLPAKILSNLGMPTAPFYVLALALTVWIFALHISVYGLLRWKLYRATK; via the exons ATGAACTCCATACAGCTGACAGAAGGTGGTACCTGTACGATTCTGCGGCTCGATGAAGACAGCAAATTGCTGGATATTGAGGCCGGCAACCCCGCGACCTCCAGACTTGTCATCGAATTCGCTAATTTGAGCTACGCGGTTGACTGCGACACAG GTACTCAGAAGCAGAAACAAATTCTTTGCTCAGTGGCCGGACATTTTCGACCTGGTCGTTTAACCGCCATCATCGGGCCTTCAGGTGCTGGGAAGACTACGCTCTTGAGCATAATTTCCGGCCTGCGAGCCTCTAAACTCAAGGGGACGATTACCATTAATGGCGTCGAGATAAACAGGGAAGCCTTCCGAAGACAGGTCTGCTACATACCCCAGGATTTTGCACTATTGCCCCTGCTTACAGTACGTGAGACTCTCCAAATCGCTGCTGACCTGAAACTCGGATCTTCTCATACGGATCACCTTAGAAGACGTGCG GTAATCGATATTGCTAGCAAGCTGGGACTTCTGCCGAGTTTAGATACAGCTGCAGGTAATCTCAGCGGTGGTGAACGAAAAAGACTGTCTATTGGAATAGAGTTGATAACTAACCCACCCGTAATGCTGTTAGATGAGCCTACGAGCGGATTAGATAGTGCAGCATCAGGCCAG GTGATTGCCCTGCTGCACTCACTTGCCGAGGCAGGTCGGACTGTGGTTTGCACTGTTCACCAGCCTGGCAGTCACATGATATCCTTGTTCGATGACATCGTCGTCTTGTCTCGAGGACAAATAATGTACTGCGGACCGCGAGACCAAATTCTCGACAGCTTTGCAAAGGCTGGTCACGTTTGTCCTCAGCTCTGTAACTTGGCCGAATTCG TACTGGATGTAGTTTCGACACCAAaggaaaatttgaagagaTTGCGAGACGTGAGCAACGAAAAATACGAGGCAGCCAGACTACAACTGGAATCTACTCGCGATCCTCAAGTTA AGCACCAAACATCGAACGGTTCCAGGCCACCGCCAGGTTATTTTAACAAGGAGAAGGACGAAATTTCGCGGATAAGAACTTATCCAGTGTCCCACTGCAAACAATTCCTCATCCTTTTCAAAAGAGCGATGATCTGTATACAAAGAGACAAT ATGTTGACAAAACTCAGAATCGTTGCTCATCTGATGGTCGGACTTCTGGTTGGCATTGTATTCTATGACTTTGGAAGCAACGCAGCCAGATTTCAAAGCAACAACGCTTACATTTTTACTTCTCTGTTGTTTCTATTCTTCGGTAACGCCATGCCAGCTGTACAGATGT TTCCAATCGAAGCTGCAGTATTTCTCCGAGAACACATGAACAACTGGTACTCGTTGCAATCGTACTATATGGCAAAAGTTCTAGCAGATATTCAAGTGCAG GTTCTCTGTCCAACCTGCTTTCTCATATTTGCCTACTGGCTAACGGGGCAGCCCCTTGAATTGGACCGGATATGGCGTGTCTGGCTCATCTGTGTTCTGTTGACGATGCTCGCTCAGTCTTTTGGCATTGCTGCTGGAGCTGCTTGCGGCTCACAG GTGGGCGTTTTTGTTGTACCAGCTTTGAACATCCCGATGTTTTTATTTGCCGGATTTTTCCTTAGACTTGGAGAAGTTTCGGCATATCTTCGGCCTATTTGTAGCATCAGCTACTTCCG ATACGCTTTTGAGGGAGTTCTTCAGGCGTTGTACGGGAATTCCCGTAAAAATTTGCCCTGTTCGGAGGTTTTTTGTCCCATTCGTTTACCGGCAAAAATTCTCTCGAACTTAGGCATGCCTACAGCACCATTTTACGTTCTGGCTCTAGCTCTGACTGTATGGATCTTCGCACTGCACATATCCGTTTATGGATTACTTCGCTGGAAATTGTATCGTGCTACGAAATAA